A genomic segment from Streptomyces sp. NBC_00459 encodes:
- a CDS encoding protein kinase domain-containing protein, with protein MSQELVDARFRIGRVIGRGNMGEVHQAEDLRAPEGSPGRTVAVKTILRRRTGGRIDTGGDTKAVERFAREVAIMRTLRDHPNLTRLVAGGIAADCDDLPYLAMEFLDGESLRDLIEEESQLPVAWVAAIGAQIAAGLAAAHAEGVVHRDLKPANVMLTRGGTVKVLDFGMGSIVDDPDQTRLTSTGVSVGTARYMAPEQCQAKQVTQAADLYALGCVLYEMLVGVPPFTSESAYELAELHVHQEPSPVRAIRSEVPAELARLVDRLLAKDPANRPADAVTVRDALLPLAVPSSDGTSLVPVWSERDPTLPLRETAPAPVTAPLRPPAPVTGSGVGMDVFGVHQTLIRDYRSFTEGGTVIRDERIKAYVEKDLDAKSQWPNPWLSLNPFFQGGGTVVELAQQKVLHPECARIFQAKKTEGGTVCDGRPLLLHRHQRDAIDAAASGASYVLTTGTGSGKSLSYIVPIVDKVLHERDEEGPNAPKRVRAIIVYPMNALANSQLRELEKYLRDGYGAGREPVTFARYTGQENDEKRKEIRDNPPDILLTNYVMLELMLTRPADRASLIKMARGLEFLVFDELHTYRGRQGADVALLIRRVREACQAQNVQCIGTSATMSTEGTLEDQRHVVAGVASTLFGTAVRPEHVIGETLVRATGEAPATVPAERLTSSAPRAYDDLARDPLARWIEDRFGLVEDDATGRLVRRPPTKIEVAARELHETSGVDEESCAKAIRATLEAGSQALNPRNERPLFAFRLHQFLSKGDTVYVTLEDKPSRHLTRSYQLEQPGSGGKSLIPLAFCRECGQEYLTVWRTEKDGEVRYEARRDTSATGGRQGDGYLYVDHEREWPSNVQYAVDDRRLPESWLELDDKGQEVVKRTYRDRVPKAVTVDAFGREGRGELKAAFVPSPFLFCLHCGVAYEQTRGRDFAKLATLDQEGRSSATSLVSASIVRSLKSVPEEALDKKARKLLTFVDNRQDASLQAGHFNDFVQITQLRGALYRAALDTGDDGLHHEELASAVTNALAVSPADYTGEADLPPSLARNAARTLRDVVAFRLYLDLERGWRITMPNLEQTGLLEIDYEDLGWVAAKQDRWEGTHQALRDADPALRAEITKALLDEMRRSLAIDVSYFRDDTFDSLQRASEERLVDPWVLSSADKPRVGIAFPYPSRPGTDRSSLFLSARGKFGKYLRRSDRAFRDLHQDDLQLIITELLKVLTKAGLVKEVEAAPQRAGRYRRASSAATTGYRVAAQSLVWRAGKGESGAHDPLTRTYQSGDGPRINTFFLKLYRETADALSGLYAREHTAQVSPADREAREEAFRKAELKLLYCSPTMELGVDISELNAVMMRNVPPTPANYAQRSGRAGRSGQPALVTTYCATGNSHDQYYFRRSERMVAGAVAPPRLDLANEDLVLSHLQGIWIAEAGLRLGRSLPEVLDVSYPDGGDRPDPALHLLPDIRDAAHDDGAQRRTVNAALRVLGPLFEDFADTTWWHDDWIDDKVRTVAERFDRAFDRWRSLFRAALDDQYVQNRRRLDYSLTESDRNRANARRREAETQLNLLMNESVDSKSVLSDFNPYRYLASEGFLPGYSFPRLPLAAYIPTIGRRRGDGDYLQRPRFLAIREFGPGSLIYHEGARYQVTRIQLPPDSSGELTTGEARRCANCGYHHEPKEREDRCGFCDETLGAATYGLLHLHTVYTTRRERISSDEEERRRAGFRLETSYRFHDHGIRKGRLNATITDPDGRLAQIAYGDSATVRITNTGRVRARTEEPPGYWLDLADGRWMKDKDAAEAVGDFSELPAVDEDGNERRRKKRVIPFVEDRRNILVVTLDEALPEPVALTLMYALERGIEAAFELEDAELSSELLPPDDGPRRRILFTEAAEGGAGVLRRLQAEDDALAKAALRALEICHFSEDGKDEGDEEHRPGRACALGCYECLLTYGNQLDHAQINRHTVAALLVRFATASARRESRGESRSEQYRRLLAASPAEPTAVETSASELAAQGDFLGWAKARGLRLPDEKDVFLTEANAAPDFVYRLPGANVAVFVDGPDTEASALRDADAEERLFDATWDVVRFPHDADWDAVAAANTRYFGSPAAN; from the coding sequence GTGAGCCAGGAGCTGGTCGACGCCAGATTCCGTATCGGGCGCGTCATCGGCAGGGGCAACATGGGGGAGGTGCACCAGGCCGAGGACCTGCGCGCTCCCGAAGGCTCGCCCGGGCGCACCGTCGCCGTGAAGACGATCCTGCGTCGCCGCACCGGAGGCCGGATCGACACCGGCGGCGACACCAAGGCCGTCGAGCGCTTCGCCCGCGAGGTGGCCATCATGCGGACGCTGCGGGACCACCCCAACCTCACCCGGCTCGTCGCCGGTGGCATCGCCGCGGACTGCGACGATCTGCCCTACCTGGCGATGGAGTTCCTGGACGGCGAGTCGCTGCGCGACCTCATCGAGGAGGAGTCCCAGCTCCCGGTCGCCTGGGTCGCCGCCATCGGCGCGCAGATCGCCGCCGGACTCGCCGCCGCGCACGCTGAGGGCGTGGTCCACCGGGACCTGAAGCCCGCCAACGTCATGCTCACGCGGGGTGGCACGGTCAAGGTGCTCGACTTCGGCATGGGCAGCATCGTCGACGACCCGGACCAGACCCGCCTGACCAGCACCGGGGTCAGCGTGGGCACGGCCCGCTACATGGCGCCCGAGCAGTGCCAGGCCAAGCAGGTGACCCAGGCCGCCGACCTGTACGCGCTGGGCTGCGTGCTGTACGAGATGCTGGTCGGCGTCCCTCCGTTCACGAGCGAGTCGGCGTACGAGCTCGCAGAGCTGCATGTCCACCAGGAGCCCAGCCCCGTCCGCGCGATCCGCAGCGAGGTCCCCGCCGAGCTCGCCCGTCTCGTCGACCGGCTACTGGCCAAGGACCCGGCGAACCGCCCGGCCGACGCCGTGACCGTGCGGGACGCCCTGCTCCCCCTCGCCGTACCGTCGTCGGACGGCACCAGCCTCGTCCCCGTCTGGAGCGAGCGGGACCCGACGCTCCCCCTGCGCGAGACCGCCCCGGCCCCGGTGACCGCCCCGCTGCGGCCACCCGCCCCGGTGACCGGCTCCGGCGTCGGCATGGACGTCTTCGGTGTCCATCAGACGCTGATCCGCGACTACCGCTCCTTCACGGAGGGCGGCACCGTCATCCGCGACGAGCGCATCAAGGCGTACGTCGAGAAGGACCTGGACGCCAAGTCCCAGTGGCCGAACCCCTGGCTGTCGCTCAACCCGTTCTTCCAGGGCGGCGGCACGGTGGTCGAACTCGCCCAGCAGAAGGTGCTGCACCCCGAGTGCGCCCGCATCTTCCAGGCGAAGAAGACCGAGGGCGGCACCGTCTGCGACGGCCGACCGCTGCTCCTGCACCGGCATCAACGCGACGCCATCGACGCCGCCGCCTCAGGAGCGTCTTACGTCCTGACGACCGGCACCGGCTCCGGCAAGTCGCTCTCCTACATCGTCCCGATCGTCGACAAGGTGCTGCACGAGCGCGACGAGGAGGGCCCTAACGCTCCGAAGCGCGTGCGGGCGATCATCGTGTATCCGATGAACGCGCTCGCCAACAGCCAGCTGCGGGAGCTGGAGAAGTACCTGCGCGACGGCTACGGCGCCGGCCGTGAGCCGGTCACCTTCGCCCGCTACACGGGCCAGGAGAACGACGAGAAGCGCAAGGAGATCCGCGACAACCCGCCGGACATCCTGCTCACCAACTACGTGATGCTGGAACTGATGCTGACCCGCCCGGCCGACCGGGCGAGCCTCATCAAGATGGCGCGGGGCCTCGAGTTCCTCGTCTTCGATGAACTGCACACCTACCGCGGCCGTCAGGGCGCCGACGTCGCCCTGCTGATCCGCCGGGTCCGCGAGGCCTGTCAGGCGCAGAACGTCCAGTGCATCGGCACCTCGGCCACCATGTCGACGGAGGGCACGCTGGAGGACCAACGGCATGTGGTCGCCGGTGTGGCGAGCACGCTGTTCGGCACGGCGGTCCGCCCCGAGCACGTCATCGGCGAGACCCTGGTCAGGGCGACCGGTGAGGCGCCCGCCACCGTGCCGGCCGAGCGCCTCACCTCCTCCGCTCCGCGCGCCTACGACGACCTGGCGCGCGACCCGCTGGCCCGCTGGATCGAGGACCGCTTCGGCCTGGTCGAGGACGACGCGACGGGCCGCCTCGTACGTCGGCCGCCCACGAAGATCGAGGTCGCGGCGCGTGAGCTGCACGAGACGTCGGGCGTCGACGAGGAGAGTTGCGCGAAGGCGATCCGCGCCACCCTGGAAGCCGGCTCGCAGGCGCTCAACCCGCGCAACGAACGGCCGCTGTTCGCGTTCCGCCTGCACCAGTTCCTCTCCAAGGGCGACACCGTCTACGTCACCCTGGAGGACAAGCCCTCCCGCCACCTCACCCGCTCCTACCAGCTCGAACAGCCGGGCAGCGGCGGCAAGTCGCTGATCCCGCTGGCGTTCTGCCGGGAGTGCGGCCAGGAGTACCTGACGGTGTGGCGTACGGAGAAGGACGGCGAGGTCCGTTACGAGGCCCGCCGCGACACCTCTGCGACCGGCGGCCGACAGGGCGACGGCTACCTCTACGTCGACCACGAGCGCGAGTGGCCGTCCAACGTGCAGTACGCGGTGGACGACCGCCGACTGCCGGAATCCTGGCTGGAGTTGGACGACAAGGGCCAGGAGGTCGTCAAGCGTACCTACCGCGACCGGGTGCCGAAGGCGGTCACCGTCGACGCGTTCGGCCGCGAGGGCCGGGGCGAACTGAAGGCCGCGTTCGTCCCCTCGCCGTTCCTGTTCTGCCTGCACTGCGGTGTGGCGTACGAGCAGACGCGCGGCCGGGACTTCGCCAAGCTGGCGACGCTGGACCAGGAGGGCCGCTCCTCCGCGACCTCGCTGGTCTCGGCGTCGATCGTCCGCTCGCTGAAGTCGGTGCCGGAGGAGGCCCTCGACAAGAAAGCGCGCAAGCTCCTCACCTTCGTCGACAACCGGCAGGACGCCTCCCTCCAGGCGGGCCACTTCAACGACTTCGTGCAGATCACCCAACTGCGCGGCGCGCTGTACCGGGCGGCGCTGGACACCGGCGACGACGGCCTGCACCACGAGGAACTCGCCTCGGCGGTGACCAACGCCCTCGCCGTCTCACCCGCCGACTACACGGGCGAGGCCGACCTACCGCCGTCGCTGGCCCGCAACGCGGCCCGCACCCTGCGGGACGTGGTCGCCTTCCGCCTCTACCTCGACCTCGAACGCGGCTGGCGCATCACCATGCCCAACCTGGAACAGACGGGCCTGCTGGAGATCGACTACGAGGACCTGGGCTGGGTCGCCGCCAAGCAGGACCGCTGGGAGGGCACGCACCAGGCACTGCGGGACGCCGATCCGGCGCTGCGGGCCGAGATCACGAAGGCCCTGCTGGACGAGATGCGCCGCTCCCTCGCCATCGACGTCTCGTACTTCCGTGACGACACCTTCGACTCCCTCCAGCGCGCGAGCGAGGAGCGGCTGGTCGACCCGTGGGTGCTGTCCTCCGCCGACAAGCCCCGGGTCGGCATCGCCTTCCCGTACCCGTCCCGGCCCGGCACGGACCGTTCGAGCCTGTTCCTGTCGGCACGCGGCAAGTTCGGCAAGTATCTGCGGCGCTCGGACCGTGCCTTCCGCGACCTGCACCAGGACGACCTCCAGCTGATCATCACCGAGCTGCTGAAGGTGCTGACCAAGGCGGGCCTGGTGAAGGAGGTGGAGGCCGCTCCGCAGCGCGCCGGCCGCTACCGCAGGGCCTCGTCCGCCGCCACGACCGGTTACCGGGTGGCCGCCCAGTCGCTGGTGTGGCGCGCGGGCAAGGGCGAGTCGGGCGCGCACGATCCGCTGACGCGCACGTATCAGAGCGGCGACGGCCCGCGCATCAACACGTTCTTCCTCAAGCTGTACCGGGAGACGGCCGACGCGCTGTCGGGCCTGTACGCCCGCGAGCACACGGCCCAGGTGTCCCCCGCGGACCGCGAGGCCCGCGAAGAGGCCTTCCGCAAGGCCGAGTTGAAGTTGCTGTACTGCTCTCCCACGATGGAGCTGGGCGTGGACATCTCCGAGCTCAACGCGGTGATGATGCGCAACGTGCCGCCCACGCCTGCCAACTACGCCCAGCGTTCGGGCCGCGCGGGCCGCAGCGGCCAGCCCGCGCTGGTCACGACGTACTGCGCGACGGGCAACAGCCACGACCAGTACTACTTCCGCCGCTCCGAGCGGATGGTGGCGGGCGCGGTCGCCCCGCCCCGGCTGGACCTCGCCAACGAGGACCTGGTCCTCTCCCACCTCCAGGGCATCTGGATCGCCGAGGCCGGCCTGCGCTTGGGCCGTTCCCTCCCCGAGGTGCTCGACGTGTCGTACCCGGACGGCGGCGACCGCCCGGACCCGGCGCTGCACCTGCTGCCGGACATCCGGGACGCGGCGCACGACGACGGTGCCCAGCGGCGCACGGTGAACGCGGCCCTGCGCGTCCTCGGCCCGCTGTTCGAGGACTTCGCGGACACCACCTGGTGGCACGACGACTGGATCGACGACAAGGTGCGGACGGTCGCCGAGCGCTTCGACCGCGCCTTCGACCGCTGGCGCAGCCTGTTCCGGGCTGCCCTCGACGACCAGTACGTCCAGAACAGGCGCCGCCTGGACTACAGCCTCACCGAGAGCGACCGCAACCGCGCCAACGCCCGCCGCCGCGAGGCCGAGACCCAGCTGAACCTGCTGATGAACGAGAGCGTCGACAGCAAGTCGGTCCTCTCCGACTTCAACCCCTACCGCTACCTGGCCTCCGAGGGCTTCCTGCCCGGCTACAGCTTCCCGCGCCTGCCGCTGGCCGCGTACATCCCGACGATCGGCCGCCGCCGCGGCGACGGCGACTACCTCCAGCGCCCCCGCTTCCTCGCCATCCGCGAGTTCGGCCCCGGCTCGCTCATCTACCACGAGGGCGCCCGCTACCAGGTCACCCGCATCCAGCTGCCCCCGGACTCCTCCGGCGAGCTGACCACCGGCGAGGCCCGCCGCTGCGCGAACTGCGGCTACCACCACGAGCCCAAGGAGCGCGAGGACCGCTGCGGCTTCTGCGACGAGACGCTGGGCGCGGCCACCTACGGCCTGCTGCACCTGCACACCGTGTACACCACCCGCCGCGAGCGGATCTCCTCGGACGAGGAGGAGCGGCGCCGGGCCGGTTTCCGGCTGGAGACCTCGTACCGCTTCCACGACCACGGCATCCGCAAGGGCCGCCTCAACGCGACGATCACGGACCCGGACGGCCGGTTGGCGCAGATCGCCTACGGCGACTCCGCGACCGTCCGCATCACCAACACCGGCCGGGTACGCGCCCGTACGGAGGAACCGCCGGGCTACTGGCTGGACCTGGCCGACGGACGCTGGATGAAGGACAAGGACGCGGCCGAGGCGGTCGGCGACTTCAGTGAGCTGCCGGCGGTCGACGAGGACGGCAACGAGCGGCGCCGCAAGAAGCGGGTCATCCCGTTCGTGGAGGACCGCCGCAACATCCTCGTGGTCACCCTCGACGAGGCGCTGCCCGAGCCGGTCGCGCTCACGCTGATGTACGCGCTGGAACGGGGCATCGAGGCCGCGTTCGAGCTGGAGGACGCCGAGCTGTCCAGCGAACTCCTGCCGCCGGACGACGGCCCCAGGCGCCGCATCCTGTTCACGGAGGCCGCCGAGGGCGGCGCCGGCGTACTGCGCCGCCTCCAGGCCGAGGACGACGCCCTCGCCAAGGCGGCCCTCCGAGCACTGGAGATCTGCCACTTCTCCGAGGACGGCAAGGACGAGGGCGACGAGGAACACCGCCCGGGACGGGCCTGCGCGCTCGGCTGCTACGAGTGCCTGCTCACCTACGGCAACCAGCTCGACCACGCCCAGATCAACCGGCACACGGTGGCCGCTCTGCTGGTGCGGTTCGCGACGGCGTCGGCGCGGCGCGAGTCGCGGGGCGAGTCCCGCTCGGAGCAGTACCGCCGACTGCTGGCCGCGTCCCCCGCCGAACCGACGGCCGTCGAGACGTCGGCGTCCGAACTGGCCGCGCAGGGCGACTTCCTGGGCTGGGCGAAGGCACGCGGCCTTCGGCTTCCCGACGAGAAGGACGTGTTCCTGACCGAGGCGAACGCGGCACCGGACTTCGTCTACCGGCTCCCGGGCGCCAACGTCGCGGTGTTCGTCGACGGCCCCGACACCGAGGCGAGCGCGCTGCGCGACGCCGACGCCGAGGAGCGGCTGTTCGACGCCACCTGGGACGTGGTCCGCTTCCCGCACGACGCCGACTGGGACGCCGTAGCCGCCGCCAACACCCGCTACTTCGGCTCCCCGGCCGCCAACTGA
- a CDS encoding helicase-related protein, which translates to MAFTFSAGSLVKARGREWVVLPESEPDLLVLRPLGGSDDDIAAVLPFEPVEEARFAPPEPADLGDQRAAGLLRTALRVGFRSGAGPFRSLAGIAVEPRAYQLVPLLMALRQKTVRLLISDDVGIGKTIEAGLIASEMLAQGEASGLAVLCSPALAEQWQQELRGKFGIDAELVLSSTVSRLERGLDLGQSLFDKYPNVIVSTDFIKSTRHRDDFVRHCPDLVIVDEAHTCVAADDTSASTQNQLRYELLRRVAKDTERHLLLVTATPHSGKESAFRNLLGLVKPELADVNLESENGRKLLAQHFVARKRADVRQYLTKEDGLADDSLAERTAFPSDRFFKDETYKLSPEYRALLDDAIEYASERVEEAGGQGRREARIAWWSAIALLRSLVSSPAAAAQTLTTRSAAAIAASAEEADKLGAPLNSDAADSDAMEGMDVAPGAETQERADEGPVKSRLAELADLAAQLKGPEKDLKLKALIKHLKALLADGYNPIVFCRYIPTAKYLAEQLANDPETKKRGPLGARTVVKAVTGELSPQQRIERIDALAAEAGEDAAARRVLIATDCLSEGVNLQHYFDAVVHYDLAWNPTRHDQREGRVDRYGQRRDEVRVITLYGDDNGIDGKVLEVLIKKHRQIKKDLGISVSVPDELSTGVTDAIVEWLLMRGRENEDALFGADAFKVGKEKLESDWNSAAERERQSRSRFAQRSVHPEEVAREVASIREALGGAGEIRTFAREALGALNAVLRDSGDDFTAQVGGTPAGLRDALAPVVGAEVVEKDREIPFRTDPAVARGEAALVRTDPVVGALASHVLNAALDTRAEGARPARRCGVITTDAVSTRTTLLLVRYRFHLTLPSRSGERQLVAEDARLLAFEGAPRNAVWLPPERAAGLLDATASENTDPHFGERTMTRILDQLPDVNGHLETYGDDLAADLHAAHRRVRVASGEIVRGLSVTAQKPADILGAYVYLPAAAAAAASVSVGVSA; encoded by the coding sequence ATGGCATTCACGTTCTCCGCCGGATCCCTGGTGAAGGCCCGTGGCCGCGAGTGGGTGGTGCTCCCCGAGAGCGAGCCCGACCTGCTCGTCCTGCGCCCGCTCGGCGGCTCGGACGACGACATCGCGGCCGTCCTCCCGTTCGAGCCCGTCGAGGAGGCCCGCTTCGCACCGCCCGAGCCGGCCGACCTCGGCGACCAGCGGGCGGCGGGACTGCTGCGCACGGCCCTGCGGGTCGGCTTTCGCTCGGGCGCGGGCCCGTTCCGCTCCCTGGCGGGCATCGCGGTCGAGCCCCGCGCCTACCAGCTCGTACCGCTGCTGATGGCCCTGCGCCAGAAGACGGTACGGCTGCTGATCTCGGACGACGTCGGTATCGGCAAGACGATCGAGGCGGGCCTGATCGCGAGCGAGATGCTGGCACAGGGCGAGGCGAGCGGTCTCGCGGTGCTCTGCTCCCCGGCCCTGGCCGAACAGTGGCAGCAGGAGCTGCGCGGCAAGTTCGGCATCGACGCCGAGCTGGTCCTGTCCTCGACGGTGTCGCGCCTGGAGCGTGGCCTGGACCTGGGCCAGTCGTTGTTCGACAAGTACCCGAACGTGATCGTGTCGACGGACTTCATCAAGTCCACCCGCCACCGCGACGACTTCGTACGCCACTGCCCCGACCTGGTGATCGTCGACGAGGCCCACACCTGCGTGGCCGCGGACGACACGTCGGCCAGCACGCAGAACCAGCTGCGCTACGAGCTGTTGCGCCGGGTGGCCAAGGACACGGAACGGCACCTGCTGCTCGTGACGGCGACCCCGCACAGCGGCAAGGAGTCGGCGTTCCGGAACCTGCTCGGCCTGGTCAAACCGGAGCTGGCGGACGTGAACCTGGAGTCGGAGAACGGCAGGAAGCTGCTCGCCCAGCACTTCGTGGCCCGCAAGCGGGCGGACGTACGCCAGTACCTGACGAAGGAGGACGGCCTGGCGGACGACTCCCTCGCCGAGCGCACCGCCTTCCCCTCGGACCGCTTCTTCAAGGACGAGACGTACAAGTTGTCCCCCGAGTACCGGGCCCTGCTGGACGACGCGATCGAATACGCGAGCGAGCGCGTCGAGGAGGCGGGCGGCCAGGGCCGGCGCGAGGCCCGTATCGCCTGGTGGTCGGCGATCGCGCTGCTGCGCTCACTGGTGTCGTCCCCGGCCGCGGCGGCGCAGACGCTGACGACGCGCTCAGCGGCGGCGATCGCGGCGTCGGCGGAGGAGGCCGACAAGCTGGGCGCTCCCCTCAACAGCGACGCGGCGGACAGCGACGCCATGGAGGGCATGGACGTGGCACCGGGCGCGGAGACGCAGGAGAGGGCCGACGAGGGGCCGGTGAAATCGCGGCTGGCCGAACTGGCCGACCTGGCGGCGCAGTTGAAGGGCCCGGAGAAGGACCTCAAGCTGAAGGCCCTCATCAAACACCTCAAGGCCCTGCTGGCCGACGGCTACAACCCAATCGTCTTCTGCCGCTACATCCCGACGGCCAAGTACCTGGCGGAGCAGCTCGCGAACGACCCGGAGACGAAGAAGCGCGGCCCCTTGGGCGCGAGGACGGTCGTCAAGGCGGTCACCGGCGAGCTGTCGCCGCAGCAGCGCATCGAGCGGATCGACGCGCTGGCGGCGGAGGCCGGCGAGGACGCGGCGGCCCGCCGGGTCCTGATCGCCACGGACTGCCTCTCGGAGGGCGTCAACCTCCAGCACTACTTCGACGCCGTCGTCCACTACGACCTGGCCTGGAACCCCACCCGCCACGACCAGCGCGAGGGCCGCGTCGACCGCTACGGCCAGCGCCGTGACGAGGTCCGGGTCATCACCCTCTACGGCGACGACAACGGCATCGACGGCAAGGTCCTGGAGGTGCTCATCAAGAAGCACCGCCAGATCAAGAAGGACCTCGGCATCTCGGTCTCCGTCCCGGACGAGCTGTCGACGGGCGTGACGGACGCGATCGTGGAGTGGCTGCTGATGCGCGGCCGGGAGAACGAGGACGCCCTGTTCGGCGCCGACGCCTTCAAGGTCGGCAAGGAGAAGCTGGAGAGCGACTGGAACTCGGCGGCGGAACGCGAACGGCAGTCCCGCTCCCGGTTCGCCCAGCGCTCCGTCCACCCGGAGGAGGTGGCCCGCGAGGTCGCCTCGATCCGGGAGGCACTGGGCGGGGCGGGCGAGATCCGGACCTTCGCACGAGAGGCACTGGGCGCCCTGAACGCCGTACTGCGCGACAGCGGCGACGACTTCACCGCACAGGTCGGCGGCACCCCGGCGGGCCTGCGGGACGCGCTGGCGCCGGTGGTGGGCGCAGAGGTTGTCGAGAAGGACCGCGAGATCCCGTTCCGTACCGACCCGGCCGTGGCGCGAGGGGAGGCGGCGCTGGTCCGCACCGACCCGGTGGTGGGCGCACTCGCGTCCCACGTGCTCAACGCCGCGCTGGACACCCGGGCGGAGGGCGCCCGCCCGGCCCGCCGCTGCGGAGTGATCACGACGGACGCGGTGAGCACCAGGACGACCCTGCTCCTGGTCCGCTACCGCTTCCACCTCACCCTGCCGTCCCGGAGCGGCGAACGGCAGCTGGTCGCGGAGGACGCGCGCCTGCTGGCCTTCGAGGGCGCGCCGAGGAACGCGGTGTGGCTGCCGCCGGAGCGAGCGGCCGGGCTGCTGGACGCGACGGCGTCGGAGAACACCGACCCGCACTTCGGGGAGCGCACGATGACCCGCATCCTCGATCAACTACCCGACGTGAACGGCCACTTGGAAACGTACGGCGACGATCTGGCCGCCGATCTGCACGCGGCCCACCGCCGGGTGCGCGTCGCCTCCGGCGAGATCGTCCGGGGTCTGTCGGTCACCGCCCAGAAGCCGGCCGACATCCTCGGCGCGTACGTCTACCTGCCCGCCGCTGCTGCCGCCGCTGCCTCTGTCTCGGTTGGAGTGTCCGCCTGA